Proteins from one Desulfatiglans sp. genomic window:
- a CDS encoding PhoH family protein, producing the protein MTPKKEKTFVLDTNVILHDSSCIYHFQENDIVIPITVLEELDQFKKGNSSLNYHAREFLRNLDSISGDLMFESGIEIGAGHGKIMIKLEREFHPDLKLNFSTQKADHHVLNICYHLCKDNPEKQVILVSKDVNLRMKAKAVNLTAQDYTSDHVKDASALYEGLRVEENISAEAIDILYQQPYELDLSAINLSTALLPNQFLILKNGRKSALGVYDSSTNKIRRVDKRTVYGITPRNAEQIFAFDALLNRDIKLVTISGKAGTGKTLLALAAGLETHRYYRQMFLARPVVPLSNKDIGYLPGDIKSKLDPYMQPLYDNLGVIQNQFDQTDADHKRIKEYLESEKLVISPLSYIRGRSLVKIFFIVDEAQNLTPHEVKTIITRAGEGTKIVFTGDIFQIDHPYLDMHSNGLSYLIGKMQGQKIYSHITLQKGERSELAELASDLL; encoded by the coding sequence ATGACTCCTAAAAAAGAAAAGACCTTTGTACTGGACACAAATGTAATCCTCCATGACAGCTCATGCATTTATCATTTTCAGGAAAATGATATTGTAATCCCCATAACAGTGCTTGAAGAGCTTGATCAGTTTAAAAAGGGGAACTCATCCCTGAATTACCACGCAAGGGAATTCCTGCGCAACCTTGATTCCATAAGCGGTGACCTGATGTTTGAATCGGGCATTGAGATAGGAGCGGGGCACGGGAAGATCATGATAAAGCTTGAACGTGAGTTCCACCCTGACCTGAAGCTCAATTTTTCAACACAGAAGGCTGACCATCATGTGCTTAATATCTGCTATCACCTGTGTAAGGACAACCCGGAAAAACAGGTGATACTTGTATCAAAGGATGTCAACCTTCGCATGAAGGCCAAGGCAGTAAACCTGACAGCACAGGACTATACCTCGGATCATGTAAAGGATGCATCTGCCCTGTATGAAGGGCTGAGGGTGGAGGAAAATATATCGGCTGAGGCCATAGATATACTGTATCAGCAACCATATGAACTTGATCTCTCTGCCATCAATCTTTCTACAGCCCTTTTACCCAACCAGTTTCTTATATTAAAGAATGGCAGAAAATCTGCCCTTGGCGTGTATGATTCTTCCACCAATAAGATAAGGCGGGTTGACAAACGCACTGTATACGGCATTACACCCAGGAACGCAGAACAGATATTTGCCTTTGATGCTTTGTTAAACCGGGATATCAAGCTTGTTACCATTTCAGGGAAGGCAGGCACAGGGAAGACACTGCTTGCGCTTGCAGCGGGATTAGAAACCCACCGCTATTACAGACAGATGTTTCTGGCACGGCCTGTTGTGCCATTAAGCAACAAGGATATAGGCTACCTGCCAGGGGATATAAAATCAAAGCTTGACCCCTATATGCAGCCGCTCTATGACAACCTTGGTGTAATACAGAACCAGTTTGATCAGACCGATGCAGACCACAAGAGGATCAAGGAGTATCTTGAGTCCGAGAAGCTGGTGATCTCGCCGCTCTCTTATATCAGAGGCAGGAGCCTTGTTAAGATATTCTTTATTGTGGATGAGGCACAGAACCTTACACCCCATGAGGTAAAGACCATCATCACACGGGCAGGCGAAGGCACAAAGATAGTCTTTACAGGGGACATCTTTCAGATAGACCACCCATACCTTGATATGCACTCAAACGGCCTCTCCTACCTTATAGGAAAGATGCAGGGGCAGAAGATATATTCGCATATCACGCTCCAGAAGGGTGAAAGGTCTGAACTGGCAGAGCTTGCCAGTGACCTGCTTTAG
- a CDS encoding M15 family metallopeptidase: protein MNIFIMSLIIIIITLLSGFHSFCYANEIDMGFTPFYKSDMHIYLSYARLKAFGLSKIQKKNRALLKGVMIKAGFIPLSYEWWHFDGIEKNAARKKYQIIE from the coding sequence ATGAACATATTTATAATGTCCTTAATTATCATAATCATCACACTCTTATCAGGTTTCCATTCCTTCTGTTATGCAAATGAGATAGATATGGGCTTCACCCCTTTTTATAAAAGCGATATGCATATCTACTTAAGTTACGCCAGGCTGAAAGCCTTTGGACTTAGCAAAATCCAAAAGAAAAATAGGGCACTGTTAAAAGGTGTCATGATAAAGGCCGGGTTTATCCCTTTGAGTTATGAATGGTGGCATTTTGATGGCATAGAAAAGAATGCAGCCCGAAAGAAATATCAGATTATCGAATAG
- a CDS encoding type II toxin-antitoxin system VapC family toxin encodes MGRNRVMLLDTCALLWLTHDQNKINQAVIELIKKSPVIYVSAVSAFEIGLKHKAGKLYLPVLPKSWFDKIIKHHHIEVIDLNWEICVKATELPDIHRDPCDRFIIATALTKQLPVVTADKRFEAYGVQVYI; translated from the coding sequence ATGGGGAGAAATAGAGTGATGCTTCTGGACACTTGTGCCCTCTTATGGCTTACCCATGACCAGAATAAAATAAACCAGGCGGTCATTGAGCTTATAAAAAAATCGCCGGTTATATATGTCTCAGCAGTAAGTGCTTTTGAAATAGGGTTGAAACATAAGGCCGGGAAACTCTATCTTCCTGTCCTGCCAAAAAGCTGGTTTGATAAAATTATTAAACACCACCATATAGAGGTTATTGATCTCAATTGGGAAATCTGTGTTAAAGCAACTGAACTGCCGGATATCCACAGAGACCCATGTGACAGGTTTATAATTGCTACCGCGTTGACTAAACAGCTTCCTGTCGTCACTGCGGATAAAAGATTTGAAGCATATGGGGTGCAGGTCTATATATAA
- a CDS encoding type II toxin-antitoxin system VapC family toxin has protein sequence MENILIDTDIVIDYLRTKEKDSTELIRLLLNHTIYVSAISEFELYLGARTQRHRDDLEIVFSQVNLIPFDFGCGRIAADIWRNRETTHQNLKTQSQ, from the coding sequence ATGGAAAATATCCTGATCGATACAGACATTGTTATTGATTACCTCAGAACTAAGGAAAAAGACTCTACAGAACTAATACGACTACTTCTTAATCACACAATATATGTATCAGCTATTTCAGAATTTGAATTATATCTTGGGGCAAGAACGCAAAGACACCGGGATGATCTTGAAATTGTATTCAGCCAAGTGAATTTGATCCCATTTGATTTTGGATGCGGGCGGATTGCCGCCGATATCTGGAGGAATAGAGAAACAACACATCAAAATTTGAAAACTCAGTCCCAATAA
- the pilB gene encoding type IV-A pilus assembly ATPase PilB: MAIPQVNKPSHLKPVQPQNKLSLKATIKDQSGAGKARIGEILCKEGHITSSQLQEALNVQKKSKSRLGSILLRLGYIEEETIVNVLSRIHNYPSATSNDFNPNPDVLRLLSYETARQNMAFPMAKKDRTLDVAMTEPTDSAAVEAIQTEVRMGVKVYVATEKAIIEAYKKFYNISDDEYKSFFAKVEEKDDSDLPITKVDDFGSLVSEAVGDMELEGPMDDQIQDEFSAGDAPIIKLVNGILVKAVTDGVSDIHIEPFEKALQVRYRLDGSLYKSMNLPLTIKNGLISRIKILAGLDISERRVPQDGRIKMRMGKHSAVDFRVSTLPCLFGESVVMRILDKGALNVDLTKLGFERDTFEALKRCIDRPYGLLLVTGPTGSGKTTTLYSVLNALNTEDTKILTAEDPVEFNFKGINQVNVKNEVGMTFAAALKAFLRQDPEIIMVGEIRDMETAEIAIKAAMTGHLVFSTLHTNDCPSTIGRLRDIGIPPYMLASAVTMVLSQRLVRKLCPKCKTLETHHDPEELEKMGFSKEEIPSLQIYGPSGCPECNGGYKGRVGLYELMEVTDEVSKAINANIPEDQLRKIACQEGMKTLREAGLQKIREGMTSVIEVLKNTVITKEALPAYLINPDIESYEDGDIIIHEGNKDKDFFKLVQGSLIVSKQGKKIAEITEPGEYFGEMAAISGELRSASIISKGRSVVKRFPGDKLLEIIEKYPEVSKHLFSVLATRLGYANKITIKLANDIAAKVSIPGARPGL; this comes from the coding sequence ATGGCAATTCCTCAAGTAAATAAACCATCGCATTTAAAACCGGTACAGCCTCAGAATAAATTGAGCCTCAAGGCTACAATAAAGGACCAGTCAGGGGCTGGAAAGGCAAGGATCGGAGAGATCCTCTGCAAAGAGGGCCATATCACAAGCAGCCAGCTCCAGGAGGCCCTGAATGTTCAGAAAAAAAGCAAAAGCCGACTAGGTAGCATCCTGCTCAGGCTTGGTTATATAGAAGAAGAGACAATAGTCAATGTATTGAGCCGTATCCACAATTACCCATCTGCAACAAGCAATGATTTTAATCCTAACCCGGATGTCTTAAGGCTATTAAGCTATGAGACCGCTAGGCAGAACATGGCATTCCCCATGGCAAAAAAGGATCGCACCCTTGATGTTGCCATGACCGAACCGACCGACAGCGCTGCGGTAGAGGCGATCCAGACCGAGGTCAGGATGGGGGTAAAGGTTTATGTGGCTACTGAAAAGGCGATAATAGAGGCCTATAAAAAATTCTATAATATCAGCGATGATGAGTATAAAAGTTTTTTCGCAAAGGTAGAAGAAAAGGATGATAGTGACCTCCCAATTACCAAGGTAGATGACTTTGGTTCACTGGTATCAGAGGCTGTGGGCGACATGGAGCTTGAAGGCCCCATGGATGACCAGATACAGGATGAGTTCTCAGCAGGTGATGCCCCCATTATAAAGCTGGTAAATGGTATACTTGTAAAGGCGGTTACAGATGGTGTGAGTGATATCCATATTGAGCCATTTGAAAAGGCGCTCCAGGTCAGGTACAGGCTGGATGGGTCACTCTATAAATCCATGAACCTCCCTTTAACCATTAAAAACGGCCTTATTTCCAGAATAAAGATACTGGCCGGGCTTGACATCTCAGAAAGAAGGGTGCCGCAGGATGGCAGGATAAAGATGCGTATGGGCAAACATTCCGCGGTGGACTTTCGTGTTTCAACACTTCCCTGCCTTTTCGGTGAAAGCGTTGTAATGCGTATCCTTGATAAGGGCGCCCTTAATGTTGACCTTACAAAACTGGGTTTTGAGCGTGATACATTTGAGGCCCTTAAACGTTGTATTGACAGACCCTACGGTCTTCTCCTTGTAACAGGGCCAACAGGATCAGGTAAGACCACCACACTCTATTCTGTTCTTAATGCGCTAAATACAGAAGACACTAAAATTCTTACCGCAGAAGACCCGGTAGAGTTCAACTTCAAAGGTATTAACCAGGTTAATGTCAAGAATGAGGTGGGCATGACCTTTGCCGCTGCATTAAAGGCATTCCTGCGTCAGGACCCTGAAATAATCATGGTCGGTGAAATAAGGGATATGGAGACAGCAGAGATAGCCATAAAGGCCGCCATGACAGGCCACCTTGTTTTCAGCACACTTCATACAAACGACTGCCCATCTACAATCGGTCGTTTAAGGGATATTGGTATCCCGCCCTATATGCTCGCATCTGCTGTTACAATGGTTCTCTCCCAGCGGCTTGTCAGGAAGCTGTGCCCGAAGTGTAAGACCTTGGAGACACATCACGACCCGGAAGAACTTGAAAAAATGGGATTTTCAAAGGAAGAGATACCTTCCCTCCAGATATACGGCCCCAGTGGGTGCCCGGAATGTAATGGCGGGTATAAGGGAAGGGTTGGTCTTTATGAACTCATGGAGGTTACTGATGAGGTCTCAAAGGCCATAAACGCCAACATCCCGGAAGACCAGCTGAGAAAGATAGCCTGCCAGGAGGGTATGAAAACACTCAGGGAGGCAGGTCTTCAGAAGATAAGGGAAGGGATGACCTCTGTAATAGAGGTTCTTAAGAATACTGTAATCACCAAGGAGGCCCTGCCTGCCTATCTTATCAACCCTGATATTGAAAGTTATGAGGATGGTGATATTATTATCCATGAAGGGAACAAGGACAAAGATTTCTTTAAGCTTGTGCAGGGCTCATTAATAGTATCAAAACAGGGGAAAAAGATTGCTGAAATAACAGAACCTGGGGAATATTTTGGGGAAATGGCTGCGATATCTGGGGAGCTCAGGTCTGCCTCTATTATTTCAAAAGGGAGATCAGTGGTAAAACGTTTCCCCGGTGATAAACTCCTTGAGATTATTGAGAAATATCCTGAGGTCTCAAAACACCTGTTCAGTGTGCTTGCAACAAGACTAGGTTACGCAAATAAAATTACCATAAAACTGGCAAATGATATTGCAGCAAAAGTCAGTATTCCAGGCGCAAGGCCCGGTCTATAA
- a CDS encoding DUF502 domain-containing protein, with product MNRFKTFLKNTIIGGLLVMLPAGLLLLVISWIFGLIRRAISPITIIVMEKSPAQGMIADVLVIAVLIILCFTVGVIVRTKVGKWLHTSLESKILAKAPGYRLIKETIFQFLGKKRSPFSSVALVQLFDSETLVTAFITDEHENNAICTVFVPTGPNPTSGLIYHVPKSKVFPIKVSVEDAMRSIISCGAGSSTIVATRRSCLENDPL from the coding sequence ATGAATCGATTTAAGACATTTCTAAAAAATACTATCATAGGCGGGCTTCTTGTTATGCTCCCGGCAGGGTTGCTTCTGCTTGTAATTTCCTGGATTTTCGGGCTTATACGCAGGGCCATAAGCCCTATAACTATTATTGTTATGGAAAAATCCCCTGCCCAGGGGATGATCGCAGATGTGCTTGTAATTGCGGTACTTATTATATTATGTTTTACAGTAGGTGTTATAGTAAGGACAAAGGTCGGCAAATGGCTGCACACCTCTCTAGAGTCAAAGATACTGGCAAAGGCCCCGGGATACAGGCTTATCAAGGAGACCATATTCCAGTTCCTGGGCAAAAAAAGGTCCCCCTTTTCGTCTGTTGCGCTGGTTCAACTCTTTGACAGTGAGACCCTTGTAACAGCCTTTATTACTGATGAACATGAAAATAACGCCATCTGCACGGTATTTGTACCCACAGGTCCTAACCCCACCTCAGGACTTATATATCATGTGCCTAAAAGTAAGGTTTTTCCGATCAAGGTCTCTGTTGAAGATGCCATGAGATCAATAATAAGCTGCGGGGCAGGCTCATCAACCATTGTTGCGACCAGAAGGTCATGTCTGGAAAATGATCCTCTGTAA
- a CDS encoding penicillin-binding protein 1C gives MDQFIRYITGHFHNRYIKVSAITIALAAIIVIFKTIIDIKPIPQTLIPDASDISRVRVLDRNHVPLAVTYQNEWNTHDYVPLYEIPDFIQQAFIIAEDKRFFHHSGIDRLARLNAAWQNMRSMGGVRGASTITEQVIKMIHPRPRTIWSRWLEGVEAQALERGFSKAEILEFYLNEVPYASNRRGIVQAARYYFDRDIDTLSRKEMLALAALVRAPSRFDMRKDSTPINGPIKRLAMLAVKNGLFDEREAVETLKEHIRLKETAFPVEAGQFVDFIMGKPDNLNYVKRGELITTLDSSIQTAAKSILDNHMITLVGKGVKNGAVLVVDNSTREINAWVVNGTRSADVQASWIDAVTAPRQPGSTLKPFVYALALEKGWSPATIIDDAPLSETVGNGLHVYNNYSRIHYGKLPLRQCLGNSLNIPALKALRFIGVQNFLACLKNIGIKSLEKQPDFYGDGLVLGNGEVTLFELVQAYATLASQGLFMPLKMISNEIPDTGERVRVFSPEAASLIGNILSDSNARRFEFGSGGVLNFPVQTAVKTGTSNDYRDAWAVGYNNNYTVGVWMGNLDRAAMNKITGAKGPAIVLRSVFAELNRNNETRPLYLSPKLVQADVCRDTGLMDDDSCLTVSEWFIPGSTPDKPSKADAPKEEGVVMTQPSPGLLLAMDPRIPDDHEAFLFSISGVKENSKVEWIVDNQLEAVTNSGDYMWPMMRGSHTVIARVYTNDNMVKEETQAVGFLVK, from the coding sequence ATGGATCAATTTATCAGATATATCACAGGGCATTTTCATAACAGATATATTAAGGTCTCTGCCATCACAATCGCCCTTGCTGCAATCATTGTTATCTTTAAAACCATCATCGACATCAAACCCATACCCCAAACCCTTATCCCTGATGCATCTGACATAAGCAGGGTGCGTGTGCTGGACAGGAACCATGTGCCCCTTGCTGTAACATATCAAAACGAATGGAATACGCATGACTATGTGCCCCTCTATGAAATACCTGATTTTATTCAACAGGCGTTTATTATTGCAGAGGATAAAAGGTTTTTTCACCATTCGGGAATAGACCGGCTTGCACGATTAAATGCTGCGTGGCAGAACATGCGCTCTATGGGCGGTGTGAGGGGTGCAAGCACAATAACCGAACAGGTTATAAAGATGATTCATCCCCGGCCAAGGACAATTTGGTCAAGATGGCTTGAGGGCGTTGAGGCGCAGGCCCTTGAAAGGGGGTTTTCAAAGGCAGAGATCCTGGAGTTTTATCTCAATGAGGTACCCTACGCCTCTAACCGTCGTGGCATTGTACAGGCGGCACGATACTATTTTGACCGTGACATAGATACCCTGAGCAGGAAGGAGATGCTTGCGCTTGCTGCTCTGGTGCGTGCGCCCTCAAGGTTTGATATGCGGAAAGATTCAACACCCATTAACGGGCCAATTAAACGGCTTGCAATGCTCGCTGTAAAAAATGGCCTTTTTGATGAAAGGGAGGCTGTAGAGACACTTAAAGAGCATATAAGGCTAAAAGAGACAGCCTTCCCTGTTGAGGCGGGCCAATTTGTGGATTTTATCATGGGTAAACCAGATAACCTCAATTATGTGAAAAGGGGAGAGCTCATCACAACACTTGATTCATCCATCCAGACGGCGGCTAAGAGCATACTTGATAACCATATGATAACCCTGGTTGGTAAGGGGGTAAAAAATGGGGCTGTGCTTGTGGTGGATAACAGCACCAGAGAGATAAATGCATGGGTTGTTAATGGCACAAGATCAGCAGATGTACAGGCCAGTTGGATAGATGCAGTAACAGCGCCTCGCCAGCCAGGATCAACCCTGAAACCATTTGTATATGCCCTTGCCCTTGAAAAGGGCTGGTCACCGGCCACTATTATTGATGATGCACCACTTTCAGAGACGGTGGGAAACGGGCTTCATGTATACAACAACTACAGCAGGATCCACTATGGCAAACTGCCCTTGAGGCAGTGTCTGGGCAATTCACTTAATATCCCTGCATTAAAGGCCCTGAGATTTATTGGCGTACAGAATTTTCTTGCTTGCCTTAAAAATATTGGTATTAAGAGCCTTGAAAAGCAGCCAGATTTTTATGGTGATGGGCTTGTGCTTGGTAACGGGGAGGTCACCCTTTTTGAGCTTGTACAGGCATATGCAACACTTGCATCTCAGGGTCTCTTTATGCCCCTCAAGATGATTTCGAATGAGATACCTGACACAGGAGAGCGGGTAAGGGTATTCTCGCCTGAAGCAGCATCTCTTATTGGGAATATTCTTTCAGATTCAAACGCGAGGAGGTTTGAGTTCGGTTCAGGGGGCGTACTTAATTTTCCTGTGCAGACAGCTGTAAAAACCGGCACATCCAATGATTATCGTGATGCATGGGCAGTAGGGTATAATAATAATTATACAGTTGGGGTATGGATGGGTAACCTTGATCGAGCTGCCATGAATAAAATCACAGGGGCAAAAGGTCCGGCAATTGTGCTCAGGTCTGTGTTCGCAGAGCTTAACCGGAACAACGAAACAAGGCCGCTTTACCTGAGCCCGAAGCTTGTGCAGGCGGATGTATGCAGGGATACAGGGCTAATGGATGATGACAGTTGCCTTACAGTGAGTGAATGGTTTATACCGGGCTCAACCCCTGACAAACCATCAAAGGCAGATGCTCCAAAAGAAGAGGGTGTAGTAATGACTCAGCCTTCCCCAGGGCTCCTCTTGGCTATGGACCCGCGTATACCCGATGATCATGAGGCATTCCTGTTCAGCATCTCAGGGGTAAAAGAAAACTCAAAGGTTGAATGGATTGTGGATAATCAACTGGAGGCGGTGACTAACTCAGGTGATTATATGTGGCCAATGATGAGAGGCAGCCATACTGTTATTGCAAGGGTATATACAAATGACAATATGGTTAAAGAAGAAACACAGGCAGTAGGGTTTTTGGTCAAGTAG
- a CDS encoding NUDIX domain-containing protein, whose amino-acid sequence MKTINAVNDSYIGQIRVQYGSDMLIAPGVRIIIRDPAGRVLLIKHTATNKWEIPAGSVEPDESVLDAARREVFDITGLSVGQLKPFAYYSDPVYQLECDTGEKVQQYIMAFITEDYSGEMLISTDEISDMGFYFLNCLPDIDDAHIETIHDLFRYQGAIILK is encoded by the coding sequence ATGAAAACAATAAACGCTGTGAATGATTCATATATCGGTCAAATTCGCGTTCAATATGGTTCTGATATGCTTATTGCCCCCGGTGTAAGGATTATAATAAGAGATCCCGCCGGGAGAGTCCTTCTAATCAAACACACCGCTACAAATAAATGGGAAATACCTGCCGGCTCTGTTGAGCCGGATGAAAGCGTACTGGATGCTGCCAGGCGTGAGGTGTTTGATATAACAGGCCTGAGTGTCGGCCAGTTAAAACCCTTTGCATATTATTCTGACCCTGTGTATCAGCTTGAATGTGATACCGGAGAAAAGGTTCAGCAGTATATAATGGCCTTTATTACAGAGGATTACTCAGGGGAGATGTTAATATCTACTGACGAGATATCTGATATGGGTTTTTATTTTTTAAACTGCCTGCCGGACATAGATGATGCGCATATAGAAACAATACATGACCTTTTCAGATATCAGGGGGCTATTATTTTAAAATAG
- a CDS encoding DUF169 domain-containing protein encodes MSAIKKYRGYGKEIEDILRLDSFTVAVKMIQKEEEIPAEAVRPKRDRNQHIAQCQAFSLTRREGKTVAMLKEDHWCYAPVIGYGLVEQPEFFRKGGLYNPQFDDDPEIKEALGGTGSKFLGHFLEKPELAKNMTFPCLKAGKYIGCVTAPLRNTTFEPDVVFIYSNNAQLRNILMAIKYKEGVHVTSEFDPIDSCIYSLVPLIEGKQSYMITIPDPGEQERALTDENKIIFSLTKNKVRILVEGLRHYDEIKLGYVHLTKLMQADFEQPKFYSLLFKRWGIIK; translated from the coding sequence ATGTCTGCAATTAAAAAATATAGAGGTTATGGTAAAGAGATTGAAGATATTTTAAGGCTGGATTCTTTCACTGTAGCAGTTAAAATGATTCAAAAGGAGGAAGAGATCCCGGCAGAGGCTGTAAGGCCGAAAAGGGATCGTAATCAGCATATTGCCCAATGCCAGGCATTCTCCCTGACTCGACGCGAGGGCAAGACAGTGGCAATGCTTAAAGAAGATCACTGGTGCTATGCACCGGTCATCGGTTATGGTCTGGTCGAACAGCCCGAATTTTTCAGAAAAGGGGGCCTGTATAATCCTCAATTCGATGATGATCCGGAGATAAAGGAGGCCCTGGGCGGAACGGGTTCAAAATTCCTGGGCCATTTCCTTGAAAAGCCCGAACTGGCAAAGAATATGACCTTCCCATGCTTAAAAGCCGGAAAATATATCGGATGTGTCACAGCGCCCCTGAGAAATACAACCTTTGAACCTGATGTGGTTTTTATCTATTCCAACAACGCTCAACTGAGAAATATACTGATGGCGATAAAATACAAGGAGGGGGTACATGTGACCTCTGAATTTGATCCTATAGACTCCTGTATCTATTCCCTGGTTCCTCTGATCGAGGGTAAACAAAGCTATATGATTACAATACCTGATCCGGGCGAACAGGAGCGGGCATTGACTGATGAAAATAAAATTATCTTCTCTCTGACAAAAAATAAAGTAAGGATCCTGGTGGAGGGGCTGAGACACTATGATGAGATCAAGCTCGGGTATGTCCATTTAACCAAACTGATGCAGGCGGATTTTGAACAACCAAAATTCTACAGCCTCCTGTTTAAGAGATGGGGGATTATAAAATAA
- a CDS encoding type II toxin-antitoxin system prevent-host-death family antitoxin, which translates to MENINIHEAKTKLSAMLMEVEQKGKTFLICRNGKPVAELVPHAKSDRLTYHPVLSKIKIKYDPTEELSNDEWGEIE; encoded by the coding sequence ATGGAAAACATAAATATTCATGAGGCAAAGACAAAGCTCTCCGCCATGTTAATGGAGGTTGAACAAAAGGGGAAGACCTTTCTCATTTGCAGAAATGGCAAACCGGTTGCAGAGCTTGTGCCTCACGCTAAATCAGACCGTCTTACATATCACCCTGTTTTAAGCAAGATTAAAATCAAATATGATCCGACAGAAGAGCTTTCAAATGATGAATGGGGAGAAATAGAGTGA